tttaATTGTCCAATGGTAGACCAAAGGTTATGTTAAAAAGTAGGAGAATAGTACTTTAtttttgtattttattGATTGTCATTTTGGCTAGGAACCTATTTAAAACATCAACTATTACCCAAATGTCGGCAAGATCACCTGTAGTTATTGTTGGATCGGGTTTAGCAGGCCTTGCTACTGGTACCCAACTTGTTAACAAATACAAAATCCCAATTGTACTTTTGGATAAAGCTTCATCAATCGGTGGTAATTCTATAAAGGCATCAAGTGGTATCAATGGAGCTTTCACATCCACCCAACAGGCCTTAAATGTAAAAGATTCGCCGGAATTATTTTATCACGATACAGTTAAATCTTCTCAAGGTAAAGGTGTTAAACCGCTAATGGAAAAATTATCTGAAGATTCAGAATCAGCCATCAGTTGGTTACAAAAAGAGTTCAATTTGAAACTTGATTTGTTGGCGCAATTGGGTGGTCATTCCGCCCCAAGAACTCATAGATCTTCAGGAAAATTACCACCaggttttgaaattgttcaaagtTTAAAGAATAATCTGGAAAGTATCGAAAAAAGTGATTCAGGTTTGGTTAAAATCTCTCTGAATTCGACAGTTGTTGATGTTAATTTAGATTCTGACAACAAGGTTTCAAGTGTGGCGTATGTAGACTCAGCTGGGAAAACGCAAACAATAAgtacaaaaaatattgtgTTCTGTTCGGGTggattttcattttcaagagaAATGCTAAAACAATACGCTCCTGAACTGATTGACTTGCCAACAACAAATGGCCAACAAGCAACAGGTGACGgtcaaaaaatcttggaaaaattggGTGCATATCTTATTGACATGGATCAAGTCCAAGTCCATCCAACTGGATTCATTGATCCAACAAATCGTGAAAGTCATCACAAATTTTTAGCTGCTGAGGCTTTGAGAGGTTTGGGGGGTATCTTACTAAACCCAAGTACCGGTAAAAGATTCGTTAACGAATTAGATAGAAGAGACACTGTCACAGAAGCCATTCAAACCAAATGTCCCAAAGTTGATAACAAAGCATATCTCGTACTGAGCGAAAAAGTTTATGAGGATTACAAGAACAACATGGATTTTtatctcttcaaaaaattgatcaagaaaattaCAGTTGATGAGTTCGTCTCACAGTTCAGATTACCAATTTCTGCAAAAGAGGTAGTTGCTGATTTACAAAACTACTCGTCCGCTTCTAGTGACCAGTTTGGTCGGTCGTTGGTTATCAACACGTTCGGCGACAACGTTGCTTCTGAGACAGTAATTTATGTCGGTGAAATTACACCAGTCGTTCATTTCACCATGGGTGGTGCAAAGATCAATAGAGAGGCTCAGGTTATTGGTAAAGACGGAAATCCATTAGCCTCTGGTCTGTATGCTGCTGGTGAAGTATCTGGAGGTGTCCATGGTGCTAATAGATTAGGTGGATCCAGTTTATTGGAGTGTGTTGTATTCGGTAGAACTGCTGCAGATAGTATTGCAAACCAATTTTAACAGTGTAAGGCTATGGTTTCCGTTCGTATGTATGTGTTTATAGGTGTCTTTTTGTTGTCCTTTATTTAATATCTATGTgtgtttcattttttttccagatttTATTAGCTTGACAATGCCTAAAAGAGAGTGTGTGGCCACAACAATAGAGGGAAGCAGAGCTGtttaccaaaaaatatatacaGTAAGTCCCATTCCAAGAATCGAATATCAATGGATGCTACACCAAGTTTCATTTCCCTGATAGATGAGTACAACACGCCATTGCTTGTACATGTTAAtgtaaaagaaaaggatgaCGTAAACagagttttgaaatataacgttttttcaaacatttCTCTGGATTATTTCGAAAGTCAATTGTTTCAGTGGACATCCCTTGAATCACATTCTGAGGTCAAATTACTTTTCCAACTGGAGGGTGTTACCGTTTACGGTTGCCTTGTAAAATCAACTGGTTTAAAAATAATTGTAGGCTttgaacaagaagaaactATTGAGGAGGACATTGTTGCGTTGTTATTTactaaaataaaaaaagtatatttGCGAGTCAAACTTAATCCTTTTATTTCTGCTCTTAAAGATGATAATAGACGAAAGGAATTAGTGAACAAGTTGAACgagaaatttgaagaagagtttTAAGATTCACATTAATAAGGAGTCGAGCAGAactgcattttttttcatctacCTATGTGAATTTCAATGTTGTATACCTGCAGAAGTTTTAATGGCAATTCCTGCTCGAGATGGGAACAGAGGCACTTGCGCAATTATAAAATGACCagaattgatattattcGCAGAGTCAAAAAGATGATCTTTAATTTCCCCAATTATAAAACTTCTTATTATGATGTAAGCAATTGAAAGGGGAGAAAATGAGGGATGTAGACAGTCTATCTTAGGATCTACGGAAAACATTGTGGACCCAATGCTTAATCACGATCTTGCCCTCATCAAATTTAGGATCATTATGACGAACAATAGCGCATGCATGTGTGCTTGGAGTGTCTTTAATGTAGATAGGATACTTTTCCCAGTTGATATGGTTTAGCGATTTGATGATATCGATCTGTGTCTGTGACAAATCTAAAATTATATTACCAATGAGCTCCTCATAATGATAGCCATGCTTAGCAATCATTTGAtcaaaagatatatttTCTAATTCACGAATTGTAACCGCAAGAGAATCATCACTaatttttccagatgttgATGCAGCTTCCTCTAGGAACCCAGCATGTGTTCTCTTCCTTTCAATAGCATCATAGATACTTTCCATCAAAGTATCGGCTTGGTCATTCAAGGACCCTTCAACTCCGAGGTAGTTGTTGAATTCTTGTGGCATATTACTCACTGAGCGGATTGACGAAGATCCACTAATAGTTGGATTCAAGGAataaaaatcatcatcattgtCAGTATCATAACTGTCTGCTGTTGTACATTCATCTGATTCTATCATGGGAGATGGAGATATATCAAAGTAATCATGCATTATTTGATGAGAGTATCTCTTGAAGAATCTCGTAACTCTGATAGCAGATATTGTCATTTCCGTACATGATTGGATGATtttccaaagaagaaataaagGCGCAATAATCAAAAGATTCAGCATAACCATCAACCATTTGCCTATTTTGATGAACCAATAATTTaagaaataaaattcttcaccAGCCAGCTGTTTTCTCTCATCTGTGTCCTTGCTACGAACTGAGATTTTCTTTATAACATTTTCATCGTTATTATCTTCCTCAGGAACCTTTGAAATAACGATTGGATTATTACGATTTACcacaatttcttcataGCCTTTGATATACTTGAACACGTTGATGCCATTATATTcattgatattgaaaaaagggTCATTCAATGATATTCCTGAAGTCCACCAAGCCGTTCTCTTATCATTAATAATATTTGCATACAAACTTTTATATTTGAAGCTGCTCAGACCTTTATAAAATATTGAACTTTGCAAACTCATCACATATATTAAAGGCAAACTCTCATTCGTACCAGTGCTGTTGCCCTTTGCTATGTTGTTTCCCACCGAATCCTTTAGAAACATTTGCTTACCACTACTGCCAAGTAACAATGGTACAATTGAATTGAACAGCTTGACGGCATAATTGTTCCCAGGGGCTAGCACACCTACATGTGGGGTACAAAATGTCGTAAAGTTTaacaattcaatttctctcttcttgaaaaactgCGACTTATACAAAAGACCAACTGCGTATCGTGCTATTAATCCGCCAAGTGAATAACCCACGATAGAAAACTTTGTGATCTTATCGCCATTGTTATTCCCTGAGCTCTCGAACTCTTCTATCTGCTCAGATATATCCTTTGCTACTCTGAAACCACAGATATCTATGCCGTCATAGGTTTTATATCCTTCATTTAAGGTGGTTTTGTGCACAATTAGCTGTGTTTCGTCTGCGTCAAGAATCTCTGCAACCTCTTCCAGTGCACTGTGTATGTAATCAAAGTGAGAAACGTTTCCCCATAGCCCGTGAATGAGGACTACCAAATGATAATTTGCCATGAGACAGTATAGCCAAAATAGAAAGGATTAATTGGTAGTACAATCAAGCTATTTGTTATATGCAATTTGCAAGAAGCTACTTTTCTTTATGCTAAGCTGTTTCAGGGAGGCGTTGGACTAATCCTTATCTTTCAGGGTCTTTCATATTCGAAACGTTAATGCGCGTCTAACGGAAGGGTATTgcatatgaaaaaaatacagtCCAAGTAATAGGAACAAATGACAGATAAAACTAAATTCAGATAATTACTTCAGGGTGCATGTAATGTGCTAGCCATTAGgaagtgaagaaatatTCTCACTTTTGCAgcatacttttttttgtcccCTTTCTAAAGAGGTTGAATGTGCATCAGTGCAGTCTAGGTATTTCCATCAAGGTATGCAGCCACAAAACCATACATATACAATTCGTAGAGAGCGCTGGTCCCCTTTGTGTCTCATAGAAACTGTGCTGTGAATACGTATCATGGTTTACGCGACCTGTTGTGGGAGGCTCCGTCCTGGATCGTGTTAGCTGTTGATAAAGTAACTCTGGGTGATATCAAGAAACGCTAGTTCGACATATGATCCAATCACTTTCTGACTCAATAATGAGGTAAAAAGTCGTTTTTATGCCCAGTCAGCTCTCAAGTCTCTAAGACGAGTTGTAACGAAAGGGCAGACGCCTCTCTCCCACAGAGGCGTCAATGATGGCTTGCTCATTGCTGTTCCAATAAAAGAGATCTCTGGATAGCCTGCTCTTGCACTTGAAGTATAAATAATGGGTGACTATGTACAACTGCACAATGAGTTAGGTGACCACATACATGTCGTTCAATGCACCAAACGCCAGTCTCTCCAAGATCCCTATATCGCTGCTGCACTCATGCGGTCAATTGAAGATTGACctgtgaaaagaaattattCCAACCAGACGAGATTTAACACACCCGCaagtttgatttcaaatgttttgaaatttctcttAATGAACATGTGGATTTATATTGGGGCCTTACTGCAAATAGAAAACAATATCCGCGAAGTGCTGCACGATAATCCACAGAATTTCAATACAGcaaatttcttgaattttttagaCATTTCTTGAGTGAATGGTTCTTTCTGAACTTAATTGGTACTGCAAAAAGGCCAAATTTGCTTTTCAAGGAGGAGCTGTACATAGAAAGTTACACTAAATGGACGTTGTAACTATTGCTACATACCGGTACATAAGGGAAAGCAGGACTTAATCCAACCTAGAAACCAGGGCGAACTTGACTGCTTATTGTGAGTTTCGCCGTTGTGAGCCACTGCGAGATATTCGTCAGGAACAGGGTTCTGGTAGTATTGTTGATAAATCTCCTGTTCGTTTCGGTAAATAGTTTCTCTTTCCTCTTTTGAAGTCTCTGAGAATGCCAGGTGTGCAGGGACTCCATATGGTGTTCTTGAATTAGACACATTGTTCATCGCCCTATTGGTTCTGATGTTCTCATCCTCACCAAAATTGAACGAGAAG
This Zygotorulaspora mrakii chromosome 5, complete sequence DNA region includes the following protein-coding sequences:
- the FRD1 gene encoding fumarate reductase (similar to Saccharomyces cerevisiae YEL047C and OSM1 (YJR051W); ancestral locus Anc_1.490) yields the protein MLKSRRIVLYFCILLIVILARNLFKTSTITQMSARSPVVIVGSGLAGLATGTQLVNKYKIPIVLLDKASSIGGNSIKASSGINGAFTSTQQALNVKDSPELFYHDTVKSSQGKGVKPLMEKLSEDSESAISWLQKEFNLKLDLLAQLGGHSAPRTHRSSGKLPPGFEIVQSLKNNLESIEKSDSGLVKISLNSTVVDVNLDSDNKVSSVAYVDSAGKTQTISTKNIVFCSGGFSFSREMLKQYAPELIDLPTTNGQQATGDGQKILEKLGAYLIDMDQVQVHPTGFIDPTNRESHHKFLAAEALRGLGGILLNPSTGKRFVNELDRRDTVTEAIQTKCPKVDNKAYLVLSEKVYEDYKNNMDFYLFKKLIKKITVDEFVSQFRLPISAKEVVADLQNYSSASSDQFGRSLVINTFGDNVASETVIYVGEITPVVHFTMGGAKINREAQVIGKDGNPLASGLYAAGEVSGGVHGANRLGGSSLLECVVFGRTAADSIANQF
- the TCA17 gene encoding Tca17p (similar to Saccharomyces cerevisiae YEL048C; ancestral locus Anc_1.491); the protein is MDATPSFISLIDEYNTPLLVHVNVKEKDDVNRVLKYNVFSNISLDYFESQLFQWTSLESHSEVKLLFQLEGVTVYGCLVKSTGLKIIVGFEQEETIEEDIVALLFTKIKKVYLRVKLNPFISALKDDNRRKELVNKLNEKFEEEF
- a CDS encoding lipase ROG1 family protein; amino-acid sequence: MANYHLVVLIHGLWGNVSHFDYIHSALEEVAEILDADETQLIVHKTTLNEGYKTYDGIDICGFRVAKDISEQIEEFESSGNNNGDKITKFSIVGYSLGGLIARYAVGLLYKSQFFKKREIELLNFTTFCTPHVGVLAPGNNYAVKLFNSIVPLLLGSSGKQMFLKDSVGNNIAKGNSTGTNESLPLIYVMSLQSSIFYKGLSSFKYKSLYANIINDKRTAWWTSGISLNDPFFNINEYNGINVFKYIKGYEEIVVNRNNPIVISKVPEEDNNDENVIKKISVRSKDTDERKQLAGEEFYFLNYWFIKIGKWLMVMLNLLIIAPLFLLWKIIQSCTEMTISAIRVTRFFKRYSHQIMHDYFDISPSPMIESDECTTADSYDTDNDDDFYSLNPTISGSSSIRSVSNMPQEFNNYLGVEGSLNDQADTLMESIYDAIERKRTHAGFLEEAASTSGKISDDSLAVTIRELENISFDQMIAKHGYHYEELIGNIILDLSQTQIDIIKSLNHINWEKYPIYIKDTPSTHACAIVRHNDPKFDEGKIVIKHWVHNVFRRS